A portion of the Caenorhabditis elegans chromosome III genome contains these proteins:
- the rbf-1 gene encoding Rabphilin-1 (Confirmed by transcript evidence) translates to MFSRRTTPSPSITTASSSTFSISNLTNNNATSTSDLPASAISNIVPQIPPTPRRVPPKIGLLRHLSGFLESKKDLMNDWEIGGTQNKWVCPSDRHLHLRAQLKSGWSVRTATARSPTNSKAQTGSITAAEQEHIQKVLAKAEESKSKEQQRIGKMVDRLEKMRRRATGNGVTHCLLCHTEFGLLASKSYAAMCVDCRKYVCQRNCGVETTDVNQTTGKVETVFLCKICSEAREVLWKKSGAWFYKEMPEFQRPDDRLPYYVPVTTNGTLPNASSAATPLSGTPGGAGPQPMTMPSTSSCQMTTPKWASPGVCNSPGLQMNGGPTSPLPNGTRRNTGHGGIEFPSSSRPSICSVLQAIEPLDRSKSPRPRIQPRWVNEKVMSSMSVDDEEKAASSSDGESFVQSGVPRRALNNKTPVGSTSATTSPAPPPTSTTPTSRREANMERFSRHTHAHANRLYSTDDDDDSSPESRPSTRSTSPRHSLATPSSYAHDTCHDTSLPDADTRSIDSGVVQSDHSNPQQSGLTCSSSSLTPLQQQASHDHHSGGGTPRRISNPDRTTSRVAQSASGTSLVTPPPPISSRTSPDNCNSSPLNVMEHKSSSASTASSGGNRRVGSAEPVLNNHHAMHNNQNHNDINKKLISQTSRAESPLAASSSFLSSPDDDTKQKNRRRDGVGRVNSLQLRTSLDDVAPPVAPISKMNGHIVSSEPTSSTTSNQNHTSVPIPTVPVVPEEEEEKAITASTESASEPGSLGSITLTLTYHSADKKLKMHLIRAKNLKAMDSNGFSDPYVKFHLLPGNTKATKLTSKTIEKTLNPEWNEEMSYYGITEDDKEKKILRVTVLDRDRIGSDFLGETRIALKKLNDNEMKKFNLYLESALPVPQQTKEEENEDRGKINVGLQYNIQQGSLFININRCVELVGMDSTGFSDPYCKVSLTPITSKAHRAKTSTKKRTLNPEWNEQLQFVVPFKDLPKKTLQIGVYDHDLGKHDDYIGGILLSTSAKDERGRQWIKCIENPGTLVEAWHRLELDS, encoded by the exons ATGTTCTCGCGTAGAACGACACCTTCACCGTCCATAACGACGGCCTCATCGTCCacattttctatttcaaatcTGACGAACAATAATGCAACTTCCACATCGGATCTACCAGCTTCCGCTATTTCTAATATTGTTCCGCAAATTCCGCCCACCCCTCGCCGGGTGCCGCCGAAAATTGGGCTATTGCGACATTTGTCAGGTTTTTTGGAGTCGAAAAAAG ATCTGATGAATGATTGGGAAATCGGTGGAACACAGAATAAATGGGTCTGTCCAAGTGATCGGCATTTGCATTTAAGAGCACA attaAAATCAGGATGGTCCGTACGGACGGCAACAGCGCGATCCCCAACCAACTCAAAAGCTCAAACTGGATCGATTACTGCCGCCGAGCAAGAACACATTCAGAAGGTCCTTGCAAAAGCGGAAGAGAGCAAATCAAAAGAACAACAGAGGATTGg aaaaatggtgGATCGTCTAGAAAAAATGAGGAGGCGGGCGACAGGAAATGGTGTAACACACTGTTTGTTATGTCATACCGAGTTCGGACTACTCGCATCGAAAAGCTATGCAGCAATGTGTGTGGATTGTAGAAAG tACGTGTGCCAACGAAACTGCGGAGTCGAGACAACTGATGTGAATCAAACGACTGGAAAAGTGGAGACAGTATtcctttgcaaaatttgctcAGAAGCCAGAGAGGTG ctaTGGAAGAAGTCTGGCGCCTGGTTCTACAAAGAGATGCCAGAATTCCAACGTCCAGATGACCGACTACCCTATTACGTTCCAGTCACTACAAACGGAACTCTTCCGAATGCTTCTTCTGCAGCTACTCCACTTTCTGGAACACCCGGTGGTGCTGGACCACAGCCAATGACAATGCCATCCACATCATCTTGTCAGATGACAACACCAAAATGGGCATCGCCGGGAGTATGTAACTCACCAGGACTTCAGATGAATGGAGGACCCACTTCACCTCTTCCAAATGGAACTCGAAGAAATACTGGACATGGCGGTATCGAATTTCCAAG cTCAAGTCGTCCCAGCATCTGCTCTGTGCTTCAGGCCATCGAACCGCTCGACAG gTCGAAATCTCCGAGACCCAGGATTCAACCAAGATGGGTAAACGAGAAAGTGATGAGCAGTATGTCAGTGGATGATGAGGAGAAAGCAGC AAGTTCGTCGGATGGTGAATCCTTCGTCCAGTCAGGCGTTCCACGTCGTGCTCTGAACAACAAAACCCCAGTTGGCTCAACTTCAGCAACCACATCTCCAGCTCCACCACCAACATCTACAACACCGACGTCTCGTCGTGAAGCTAATATGGAACGATTCTCCCGGCATACTCATGCTCATGCAAATCGTCTCTATAGtactgatgatgatgacgactCATCTCCAGAATCTCGTCCATCAACACGCTCAACATCTCCACGTCATTCACTTGCCACTCCTTCTTCATATGCTCATGATACATGCCATGATACTTCACTTCCTGATGCCGATACTCGCAGCATTGACAGCGGAG TCGTTCAATCGGATCACTCGAATCCTCAGCAATCCGGTCTCACTTGCTCATCTTCATCTCTGACACCACTACAACAACAAGCCAGCCACGATCATCACTCTGGAGGAGGAACTCCTAGAAGAATCTCAAATCCAGATCGTACCACGTCCCGAGTTGCTCAGAGTGCTTCAG GCACCTCACTTGTCACCCCACCTCCGCCAATCTCCTCCCGAACAAGCCCGGATAATTGTAACTCGAGTCCATTAAATGTTATGGAGCACAAGTCTTCTAGTGCTAGTACGGCGAGTAGCGGTGGAAATCGAAGAGTTGGCTCCGCGGAGCCAGTTCTTAACAATCATCACGCAATGCATAATAATCAGAATCATAATGACATAAATAAGAAATTGATTTCG CAAACAAGCCGAGCAGAATCTCCATTAGCAGCTTCTTCGAGCTTCTTGAGCTCACCAGATGATGATACAA AGCAAAAGAATCGCCGTCGTGACGGTGTTGGTCGTGTCAATTCCCTGCAACTTAGAACATCTCTTGATGACGTGGCACCTCCTGTAGCTCCAATATCAAAGATGAATGGGCATATAGTGTCGTCTGAGCCAACTTCTTCTACTACCTCTAACCAGAATCATACGTCGGTCCCAATTCCAACAGTGCCAGTTGttccagaagaagaagaagagaaggcAATCACAGCGAGCACTGAATCGGCTTCTGAACCTG gtAGCCTTGGCTCAATCACATTGACACTCACGTATCACTCAGCTGATAAGAAGCTCAAAATGCATTTAATCCGAGCGAAAAACCTTAAGGCAATGGACTCAAATGGATTCTCGGATCCATATGTTAAATTCCATTTACTTCCTGGAAATACAAAAGCGACAAAGTTGACGTCAAAAACAATTGAGAAGACTTTGAATCCTGAATGGAATGAGGAAATGTCGTATTATGGGATCACCGAGGACGACAAGGAGAAGAAAATTCT ccgCGTAACCGTACTCGATCGTGACCGTATTGGATCCGACTTTCTTGGTGAGACCCGAATTGCGCTCAAGAAGCTCAATGATAacgaaatgaaaaagttcaatcTATACCTGGAAAGTGCGCTTCCAGTCCCTCAACAAACGAAGGAAGAGGAAAATGAAGATCGTGGAAAGATTAATGTTGGATTACAATATAATATTCAACAAG gatCTCTCTTCATCAACATCAACCGATGTGTCGAACTGGTTGGAATGGATTCTACAGGATTCTCCGATCCTTATTGCAAGGTTTCATTGACACCGATCACATCAAAAGCGCATCGGGCGAAAACGTCGACGAAAAAGCGAACTTTGAATCCAGAATGGAATGAG CAACTTCAATTCGTGGTTCCATTCAAAGATCTTCCGAAGAAAACTTTACAAATCGGAGTTTATGATCACGATTTGGGCAAGCATGATGACTATATTG gtgGAATTTTACTTTCCACGTCGGCAAAGGACGAACGTGGCCGTCAATGGATAAAATGTATCGAAAATCCGGGAACTTTGGTTGAAGCATGGCATCGACTTGAATTGGATTCGtag
- the rbf-1 gene encoding Rabphilin-1 (Confirmed by transcript evidence), giving the protein MYMNREDHLMNDWEIGGTQNKWVCPSDRHLHLRAQLKSGWSVRTATARSPTNSKAQTGSITAAEQEHIQKVLAKAEESKSKEQQRIGKMVDRLEKMRRRATGNGVTHCLLCHTEFGLLASKSYAAMCVDCRKYVCQRNCGVETTDVNQTTGKVETVFLCKICSEAREVLWKKSGAWFYKEMPEFQRPDDRLPYYVPVTTNGTLPNASSAATPLSGTPGGAGPQPMTMPSTSSCQMTTPKWASPGVCNSPGLQMNGGPTSPLPNGTRRNTGHGGIEFPSSSRPSICSVLQAIEPLDRSKSPRPRIQPRWVNEKVMSSMSVDDEEKAASSSDGESFVQSGVPRRALNNKTPVGSTSATTSPAPPPTSTTPTSRREANMERFSRHTHAHANRLYSTDDDDDSSPESRPSTRSTSPRHSLATPSSYAHDTCHDTSLPDADTRSIDSGVVQSDHSNPQQSGLTCSSSSLTPLQQQASHDHHSGGGTPRRISNPDRTTSRVAQSASGTSLVTPPPPISSRTSPDNCNSSPLNVMEHKSSSASTASSGGNRRVGSAEPVLNNHHAMHNNQNHNDINKKLISQTSRAESPLAASSSFLSSPDDDTKQKNRRRDGVGRVNSLQLRTSLDDVAPPVAPISKMNGHIVSSEPTSSTTSNQNHTSVPIPTVPVVPEEEEEKAITASTESASEPGSLGSITLTLTYHSADKKLKMHLIRAKNLKAMDSNGFSDPYVKFHLLPGNTKATKLTSKTIEKTLNPEWNEEMSYYGITEDDKEKKILRVTVLDRDRIGSDFLGETRIALKKLNDNEMKKFNLYLESALPVPQQTKEEENEDRGKINVGLQYNIQQGSLFININRCVELVGMDSTGFSDPYCKVSLTPITSKAHRAKTSTKKRTLNPEWNEQLQFVVPFKDLPKKTLQIGVYDHDLGKHDDYIGGILLSTSAKDERGRQWIKCIENPGTLVEAWHRLELDS; this is encoded by the exons ATCTGATGAATGATTGGGAAATCGGTGGAACACAGAATAAATGGGTCTGTCCAAGTGATCGGCATTTGCATTTAAGAGCACA attaAAATCAGGATGGTCCGTACGGACGGCAACAGCGCGATCCCCAACCAACTCAAAAGCTCAAACTGGATCGATTACTGCCGCCGAGCAAGAACACATTCAGAAGGTCCTTGCAAAAGCGGAAGAGAGCAAATCAAAAGAACAACAGAGGATTGg aaaaatggtgGATCGTCTAGAAAAAATGAGGAGGCGGGCGACAGGAAATGGTGTAACACACTGTTTGTTATGTCATACCGAGTTCGGACTACTCGCATCGAAAAGCTATGCAGCAATGTGTGTGGATTGTAGAAAG tACGTGTGCCAACGAAACTGCGGAGTCGAGACAACTGATGTGAATCAAACGACTGGAAAAGTGGAGACAGTATtcctttgcaaaatttgctcAGAAGCCAGAGAGGTG ctaTGGAAGAAGTCTGGCGCCTGGTTCTACAAAGAGATGCCAGAATTCCAACGTCCAGATGACCGACTACCCTATTACGTTCCAGTCACTACAAACGGAACTCTTCCGAATGCTTCTTCTGCAGCTACTCCACTTTCTGGAACACCCGGTGGTGCTGGACCACAGCCAATGACAATGCCATCCACATCATCTTGTCAGATGACAACACCAAAATGGGCATCGCCGGGAGTATGTAACTCACCAGGACTTCAGATGAATGGAGGACCCACTTCACCTCTTCCAAATGGAACTCGAAGAAATACTGGACATGGCGGTATCGAATTTCCAAG cTCAAGTCGTCCCAGCATCTGCTCTGTGCTTCAGGCCATCGAACCGCTCGACAG gTCGAAATCTCCGAGACCCAGGATTCAACCAAGATGGGTAAACGAGAAAGTGATGAGCAGTATGTCAGTGGATGATGAGGAGAAAGCAGC AAGTTCGTCGGATGGTGAATCCTTCGTCCAGTCAGGCGTTCCACGTCGTGCTCTGAACAACAAAACCCCAGTTGGCTCAACTTCAGCAACCACATCTCCAGCTCCACCACCAACATCTACAACACCGACGTCTCGTCGTGAAGCTAATATGGAACGATTCTCCCGGCATACTCATGCTCATGCAAATCGTCTCTATAGtactgatgatgatgacgactCATCTCCAGAATCTCGTCCATCAACACGCTCAACATCTCCACGTCATTCACTTGCCACTCCTTCTTCATATGCTCATGATACATGCCATGATACTTCACTTCCTGATGCCGATACTCGCAGCATTGACAGCGGAG TCGTTCAATCGGATCACTCGAATCCTCAGCAATCCGGTCTCACTTGCTCATCTTCATCTCTGACACCACTACAACAACAAGCCAGCCACGATCATCACTCTGGAGGAGGAACTCCTAGAAGAATCTCAAATCCAGATCGTACCACGTCCCGAGTTGCTCAGAGTGCTTCAG GCACCTCACTTGTCACCCCACCTCCGCCAATCTCCTCCCGAACAAGCCCGGATAATTGTAACTCGAGTCCATTAAATGTTATGGAGCACAAGTCTTCTAGTGCTAGTACGGCGAGTAGCGGTGGAAATCGAAGAGTTGGCTCCGCGGAGCCAGTTCTTAACAATCATCACGCAATGCATAATAATCAGAATCATAATGACATAAATAAGAAATTGATTTCG CAAACAAGCCGAGCAGAATCTCCATTAGCAGCTTCTTCGAGCTTCTTGAGCTCACCAGATGATGATACAA AGCAAAAGAATCGCCGTCGTGACGGTGTTGGTCGTGTCAATTCCCTGCAACTTAGAACATCTCTTGATGACGTGGCACCTCCTGTAGCTCCAATATCAAAGATGAATGGGCATATAGTGTCGTCTGAGCCAACTTCTTCTACTACCTCTAACCAGAATCATACGTCGGTCCCAATTCCAACAGTGCCAGTTGttccagaagaagaagaagagaaggcAATCACAGCGAGCACTGAATCGGCTTCTGAACCTG gtAGCCTTGGCTCAATCACATTGACACTCACGTATCACTCAGCTGATAAGAAGCTCAAAATGCATTTAATCCGAGCGAAAAACCTTAAGGCAATGGACTCAAATGGATTCTCGGATCCATATGTTAAATTCCATTTACTTCCTGGAAATACAAAAGCGACAAAGTTGACGTCAAAAACAATTGAGAAGACTTTGAATCCTGAATGGAATGAGGAAATGTCGTATTATGGGATCACCGAGGACGACAAGGAGAAGAAAATTCT ccgCGTAACCGTACTCGATCGTGACCGTATTGGATCCGACTTTCTTGGTGAGACCCGAATTGCGCTCAAGAAGCTCAATGATAacgaaatgaaaaagttcaatcTATACCTGGAAAGTGCGCTTCCAGTCCCTCAACAAACGAAGGAAGAGGAAAATGAAGATCGTGGAAAGATTAATGTTGGATTACAATATAATATTCAACAAG gatCTCTCTTCATCAACATCAACCGATGTGTCGAACTGGTTGGAATGGATTCTACAGGATTCTCCGATCCTTATTGCAAGGTTTCATTGACACCGATCACATCAAAAGCGCATCGGGCGAAAACGTCGACGAAAAAGCGAACTTTGAATCCAGAATGGAATGAG CAACTTCAATTCGTGGTTCCATTCAAAGATCTTCCGAAGAAAACTTTACAAATCGGAGTTTATGATCACGATTTGGGCAAGCATGATGACTATATTG gtgGAATTTTACTTTCCACGTCGGCAAAGGACGAACGTGGCCGTCAATGGATAAAATGTATCGAAAATCCGGGAACTTTGGTTGAAGCATGGCATCGACTTGAATTGGATTCGtag
- the rbf-1 gene encoding Rabphilin-1 (Confirmed by transcript evidence), with protein sequence MNDWEIGGTQNKWVCPSDRHLHLRAQLKSGWSVRTATARSPTNSKAQTGSITAAEQEHIQKVLAKAEESKSKEQQRIGKMVDRLEKMRRRATGNGVTHCLLCHTEFGLLASKSYAAMCVDCRKYVCQRNCGVETTDVNQTTGKVETVFLCKICSEAREVLWKKSGAWFYKEMPEFQRPDDRLPYYVPVTTNGTLPNASSAATPLSGTPGGAGPQPMTMPSTSSCQMTTPKWASPGVCNSPGLQMNGGPTSPLPNGTRRNTGHGGIEFPSSSRPSICSVLQAIEPLDRSKSPRPRIQPRWVNEKVMSSMSVDDEEKAASSSDGESFVQSGVPRRALNNKTPVGSTSATTSPAPPPTSTTPTSRREANMERFSRHTHAHANRLYSTDDDDDSSPESRPSTRSTSPRHSLATPSSYAHDTCHDTSLPDADTRSIDSGVVQSDHSNPQQSGLTCSSSSLTPLQQQASHDHHSGGGTPRRISNPDRTTSRVAQSASGTSLVTPPPPISSRTSPDNCNSSPLNVMEHKSSSASTASSGGNRRVGSAEPVLNNHHAMHNNQNHNDINKKLISQTSRAESPLAASSSFLSSPDDDTKQKNRRRDGVGRVNSLQLRTSLDDVAPPVAPISKMNGHIVSSEPTSSTTSNQNHTSVPIPTVPVVPEEEEEKAITASTESASEPGSLGSITLTLTYHSADKKLKMHLIRAKNLKAMDSNGFSDPYVKFHLLPGNTKATKLTSKTIEKTLNPEWNEEMSYYGITEDDKEKKILRVTVLDRDRIGSDFLGETRIALKKLNDNEMKKFNLYLESALPVPQQTKEEENEDRGKINVGLQYNIQQGSLFININRCVELVGMDSTGFSDPYCKVSLTPITSKAHRAKTSTKKRTLNPEWNEQLQFVVPFKDLPKKTLQIGVYDHDLGKHDDYIGGILLSTSAKDERGRQWIKCIENPGTLVEAWHRLELDS encoded by the exons ATGAATGATTGGGAAATCGGTGGAACACAGAATAAATGGGTCTGTCCAAGTGATCGGCATTTGCATTTAAGAGCACA attaAAATCAGGATGGTCCGTACGGACGGCAACAGCGCGATCCCCAACCAACTCAAAAGCTCAAACTGGATCGATTACTGCCGCCGAGCAAGAACACATTCAGAAGGTCCTTGCAAAAGCGGAAGAGAGCAAATCAAAAGAACAACAGAGGATTGg aaaaatggtgGATCGTCTAGAAAAAATGAGGAGGCGGGCGACAGGAAATGGTGTAACACACTGTTTGTTATGTCATACCGAGTTCGGACTACTCGCATCGAAAAGCTATGCAGCAATGTGTGTGGATTGTAGAAAG tACGTGTGCCAACGAAACTGCGGAGTCGAGACAACTGATGTGAATCAAACGACTGGAAAAGTGGAGACAGTATtcctttgcaaaatttgctcAGAAGCCAGAGAGGTG ctaTGGAAGAAGTCTGGCGCCTGGTTCTACAAAGAGATGCCAGAATTCCAACGTCCAGATGACCGACTACCCTATTACGTTCCAGTCACTACAAACGGAACTCTTCCGAATGCTTCTTCTGCAGCTACTCCACTTTCTGGAACACCCGGTGGTGCTGGACCACAGCCAATGACAATGCCATCCACATCATCTTGTCAGATGACAACACCAAAATGGGCATCGCCGGGAGTATGTAACTCACCAGGACTTCAGATGAATGGAGGACCCACTTCACCTCTTCCAAATGGAACTCGAAGAAATACTGGACATGGCGGTATCGAATTTCCAAG cTCAAGTCGTCCCAGCATCTGCTCTGTGCTTCAGGCCATCGAACCGCTCGACAG gTCGAAATCTCCGAGACCCAGGATTCAACCAAGATGGGTAAACGAGAAAGTGATGAGCAGTATGTCAGTGGATGATGAGGAGAAAGCAGC AAGTTCGTCGGATGGTGAATCCTTCGTCCAGTCAGGCGTTCCACGTCGTGCTCTGAACAACAAAACCCCAGTTGGCTCAACTTCAGCAACCACATCTCCAGCTCCACCACCAACATCTACAACACCGACGTCTCGTCGTGAAGCTAATATGGAACGATTCTCCCGGCATACTCATGCTCATGCAAATCGTCTCTATAGtactgatgatgatgacgactCATCTCCAGAATCTCGTCCATCAACACGCTCAACATCTCCACGTCATTCACTTGCCACTCCTTCTTCATATGCTCATGATACATGCCATGATACTTCACTTCCTGATGCCGATACTCGCAGCATTGACAGCGGAG TCGTTCAATCGGATCACTCGAATCCTCAGCAATCCGGTCTCACTTGCTCATCTTCATCTCTGACACCACTACAACAACAAGCCAGCCACGATCATCACTCTGGAGGAGGAACTCCTAGAAGAATCTCAAATCCAGATCGTACCACGTCCCGAGTTGCTCAGAGTGCTTCAG GCACCTCACTTGTCACCCCACCTCCGCCAATCTCCTCCCGAACAAGCCCGGATAATTGTAACTCGAGTCCATTAAATGTTATGGAGCACAAGTCTTCTAGTGCTAGTACGGCGAGTAGCGGTGGAAATCGAAGAGTTGGCTCCGCGGAGCCAGTTCTTAACAATCATCACGCAATGCATAATAATCAGAATCATAATGACATAAATAAGAAATTGATTTCG CAAACAAGCCGAGCAGAATCTCCATTAGCAGCTTCTTCGAGCTTCTTGAGCTCACCAGATGATGATACAA AGCAAAAGAATCGCCGTCGTGACGGTGTTGGTCGTGTCAATTCCCTGCAACTTAGAACATCTCTTGATGACGTGGCACCTCCTGTAGCTCCAATATCAAAGATGAATGGGCATATAGTGTCGTCTGAGCCAACTTCTTCTACTACCTCTAACCAGAATCATACGTCGGTCCCAATTCCAACAGTGCCAGTTGttccagaagaagaagaagagaaggcAATCACAGCGAGCACTGAATCGGCTTCTGAACCTG gtAGCCTTGGCTCAATCACATTGACACTCACGTATCACTCAGCTGATAAGAAGCTCAAAATGCATTTAATCCGAGCGAAAAACCTTAAGGCAATGGACTCAAATGGATTCTCGGATCCATATGTTAAATTCCATTTACTTCCTGGAAATACAAAAGCGACAAAGTTGACGTCAAAAACAATTGAGAAGACTTTGAATCCTGAATGGAATGAGGAAATGTCGTATTATGGGATCACCGAGGACGACAAGGAGAAGAAAATTCT ccgCGTAACCGTACTCGATCGTGACCGTATTGGATCCGACTTTCTTGGTGAGACCCGAATTGCGCTCAAGAAGCTCAATGATAacgaaatgaaaaagttcaatcTATACCTGGAAAGTGCGCTTCCAGTCCCTCAACAAACGAAGGAAGAGGAAAATGAAGATCGTGGAAAGATTAATGTTGGATTACAATATAATATTCAACAAG gatCTCTCTTCATCAACATCAACCGATGTGTCGAACTGGTTGGAATGGATTCTACAGGATTCTCCGATCCTTATTGCAAGGTTTCATTGACACCGATCACATCAAAAGCGCATCGGGCGAAAACGTCGACGAAAAAGCGAACTTTGAATCCAGAATGGAATGAG CAACTTCAATTCGTGGTTCCATTCAAAGATCTTCCGAAGAAAACTTTACAAATCGGAGTTTATGATCACGATTTGGGCAAGCATGATGACTATATTG gtgGAATTTTACTTTCCACGTCGGCAAAGGACGAACGTGGCCGTCAATGGATAAAATGTATCGAAAATCCGGGAACTTTGGTTGAAGCATGGCATCGACTTGAATTGGATTCGtag